The region ATGACTGATTTTTGGATCTTAATCCAACAATCCATAATAATGGCCGGCGTTATACATGAAACTTTTAAGTGCAACTTGGTTGTATGCAACTGAATCTCATCAGAGTTGGTCTGTTTATTACTCTCCACAATTACTTACTAATTAAAACGTATTCATGTTTAAAGGTATTTTAGTTACGTTAAGTATTTTTGTGAATTATGTTAAAGGCTGCAAAGGAGTTAGTTCTCTAAACAAAACATATCCATATTTGCGCTCACAACTACATTATAGATTATTATTGTATCTTAATTCCATTTATATGCTAAATGGGGATGTTTATAACAGCTCCAAAGTTCGTATTCAGACACGTATTCAATGTGTGCATGCAAGAAAGAGtatattacttttttaaatcaaatataattgtaaaatatttcataattcCAACTTGTTGGCAGCTTAATTGTtgaaaataaagacagtttTGCTGATAATGTTCGTCAAATAATACATCAGCAATACCCCCTCACTGTAAAGTCAAGGtaatttacagattaaactgaGTGATCATTCCCCAACTCTCCAAAAAGATGATCAACAACAGGGAGTACAGTCAGAAGAAACTTTAATTCCAACCAAACAGCTGTCAAAACATGATCGGCAGAAGAATGTCTTTACTTTCTCTGACTTGTGATGATTTCCTCCTGATGAAAGCActgatgcaaaaacaaatgccaaaatATGACATTCAACCATAACCTGGTGTGGGATTATCATTAATCCAGGTGAACGCAGGTGACGACATCTTCACATTAAAACTTTCATCTTAATAAAACCACCATCGCTGCTGatttaaaacaggaaaatatgaCTTCAGCTACAACATTCACTTTTCACTGTGGAATCCCGTAGTAATTTTGTAGTGTCGTCTGATTTATCCCGCAATGCAGTGGAAAACTGGTGTGAATGGTGACAACTTTGAACACAGCATCAAACTTATGAATTTAAAACATACGTTTTTCATACTGGCGATTTGCCAGTTTCTggtcttttttaaaatatttctgcacattatttttaattaattaattaatttccttCACAGAGGGGATTTTTAGAAAGCCTAGTTTATCATCTTAACCAGGCAAAGATGAATATCACATCTTGTTGTGTTCATTTCAAACATACATTATTTCATAATTGACTAAACTAggctaggctagcagtttccccccacttccagtttttgtgctaagctaggctaaacaggCTCATCCCTATGTCCCCAGGGTCCTATGTCAAAGGGCTACAAGTAAGGGCGATCCTCACAGTTCACATGGCAACAGAACGAAGGGAGATGGACGTTTCCAATGCAGTTTGAATGGTAAAAATCTGTTGTTAATGTCTAAAGTCAATGTTTCAAAAATTTCAGGGCGCAACATCAGTATGCTATGAGCTGTGGGTGATATCAACATACTAACCCAAGGAAACAATGAACATTTGacctcagaaaaaaacattgcagaGGACATAAAACACGAAGAAAGATCTCCTTAATGTGTCAAATAAAGAGGATTTTGAACATAAGACCCTGGTAACATACATACACTCCCGGCTAAACACGTCATGGACACAGAGATGAAGCTAGTATCAATATTCAATTTGATATATTCTCCTGTATCATCCTGTCACAGTTAACACTGTATTCGACAGTACTGTTGTCTATATGCTACATATTTAGTTAATCACGTCAGACACTATTGCTAGCTAACATATTGCCCTTGTTTCTAAACAAGTGGTGTTTTGCTTCAGTAACAGCAATCAATTCAAAAAGTAACTgaaggattaaaaaaacacaagcaaatattAGCTGATGTtatgttagctgttagcattgattcattttatttcatggaACAAAAGTAAAGCTAATTagcttttccctctttttctggtTAACGTGTTTTTAGGGGTTTTAGCAGATTGCAAAAATAACTCACAGTACTCTACTCTTGGCTGACACATAGTATTATAAAAATTACCTTTGTTAAGTGTTAGTAAAATACAAAACTAGTATAACTAACATAAAGCAGCgtttagcagcagcagagatcaTTTCATGTTTATGAAAGAggttaaattcaaaatgtatctgCAGTTTGACTGAAATAACATatcaaacagaaatgacagagaagAAATTACATATTAATGGTAAGTAAAACCCTTACTAATCTAATTACAATTAGTACAACAAACACATAACCCAACTTCAATGGTGGGTATAAAAAGACAGTGGGTTGAAATCTACTGTAGAAAAAACTATAAAGAATCCAGCAGAGTCCTATTAATTACTAATTAGTTATATGCCTTTTCCAGCTTTCTGCCTGTCCAGTTCTCTGAGGTTTAAGTCAAACAATTAGATTATTTCTGCCTGAAATAAACGTTAACAAGTGAAATCTGTACAGATGCATGTTAGGAATTAATTATAATTTCATACATATTTAGTTAAGTCTTCCACAATacattgatttatatttaaacTACTGAAAGTCACTGCACTAGCACActatttcacttgttttaaggCAATAAGATTCAATTTcaagaaaatgatttttttgCTGTGTGCCCCTTCAAAATACTGTATCTGTCATCGTTCATGATGTAAATGTTACTTTCCTGCTGATGAAGACGGCGTGATACGGTTGAAAGCCCCCACGCAAGTAAGTGGACCATGAGTTGAGACTGTTCAGGTCAAGAGCGAACTTTCACTTTCACGAGACAGAAAATCCTTTGAACATCTCCacctccatgacaactgagccgactccatctgctgatgaaggttgaaagctctgggaCCAGctagtggaccttgagttggacatttatttgtctttttttttcttctatttttgtttacaaatctatttatttctctattttatttgaCCGTCGTATTTACTCATGTGTTTCCTGAACTGTCAGGTCGGGTCCTTCGTGCTGTCGGCTGCTGTTTGTATCTGAAACACTGCAGGCTGAAACCAGCACATCTGGCTCCTGTCACTGTCAGTATCTGAAGTGCTAATAAATCAACCAAATGTTTCTTTAAGTACTTTAAACACTTTTGTGTCAACTAAAAACATTTCCTTAAGTACTTGAAACACCAGTAGGCTCAACTGAACAAGTCTTTGAGTATTTCAACATCAGCGGGATGTCTTAAGTATTTTAAACATCAATATATCAGctggactttttttctttgtaggaTACAGTATTTTGAATACTACAAGTCAACTGAACAGATATTAACTGAACAGATTTAAATACTTAAAGCTCTAGTTGTTTATCCgttcttttgttttatataaaacCAGCTAACCAACTGTCTATATTAATTTTACTCTAGTAATATTTCtagtaatatttttttgtcttgtctgaCTTTTTTATTCAGTACTGCTTCACTGCCTCTGAAGCACCTTGTCATTCTGTTTTTGAGCAGTGCTAAAACTTCTTAAAAATTGAACACCACATTGTGTTGAACactatattgtgtgtgtgagtgtctcaGTGCTGACAGGGTGTGTCCAGGTTTTGCCCGCACTTCCAGCAgcagtaatgatgatgatgccacGTCCGTCCATCTTTTGCAGTGTGAAAAGACTTACAGAAGATGAgctgaggaaagaggaaagaaaaggggaggaaagaggagataatTACATGAGAAtgataaatatttttatttagcTGATCTGTGAGGcagtaaatgctaacatgctcacaatgataatgctagcatgttgctataatgtttaccatgttcatcattttagtttagcgtgttagcatgacAACatatacagctgaggctgatgggactgtCAGTAGTTTTACAGGTGTTAAACCAtaaaagtcattaggattcatcctctggggaacaatGTTGGAACAAAATGTCATCCCCCTCACAATTGATCTTCGTCACATCAACACATCACTACGTTCCTCTGTCTGATGCTGATTGTGTCTACAGGAGGTCTACAGTGAAGTCGTCTCACCTCATCACAGCCTGAGCATCGCGGCCAGACCGTCTGACAGTAGTGTCTTCCGCAGTACAGCTTCTGATTGGACCAAAAGTAGACCAGGTCCACCAATCCCCGGCCACACTCTGAACATACGAAGCAGGTGGGATGCCACAGGGCTCTATGGTAACCTGTGCGCTCAGCATAAACAGCTGGAGTATCCTTGGCAAcctcaccatggcaaccagtgCAACGctagaggacagagagaggacagaatatGAGTAAAAGAAGGTCGTGTACCAAACTACTGGAACAAACTTTGTGGTTCTAGTTTAAACTGGGTGGGAGGAAGCCCACGCAACAAAGGGGGCAAGTTACCTGGATATAACTCCAGTTCTATGAGTACATACACTATGCAGCCCTCTaacacatttcacttttcaaaagaCTTTGACAAGGTTTTACAATTACAACCTAAGAAAGTAACAAGCCCACTGACCTGCTTCCTTTGAACTTTAAAGATGTCGGACGCCATATTTACTTACAAATTCAGTCTTAGTGCTGTCTTCTGTTCCGTTAGTGgagccagcagcagaggcagtgCTGCGATTGGTCGAGCCCTGGTCCTGGTCCTTCTTGTCGCTGCGGTCCTTGGCCTCCTTAGCTGTCCTCTGAATGGCTGCTTCGCTCAGAGCTCTGCCCTCACCAGGTAAGGCCACCTCCCCGACCCCCAGCACCTCCTGTTTGTAGTGcttcacaaacagcagcatggaGGAAATCTGCAAGAGGACGTAGGAAGTAAGAGATCAGAGTCAACAAGAATTTCCATCATGTGAAAGTTGTTTTAAGAACAGATTTAAGTGATACTGGTTAGCTAACATACAGCTGACCTAATGTTAGCCTGGTAGCTAACAATTATTGGGTTATTAGCAATGGAGGTCTGTCGTGTGggggaatgaaatgaaacagatttGTACCACATTAATACAATTTGTGCATCATTAGTGAGCTataacaagctaatgttagcatgctgcctGTACCTCCTCCTCACTGGCCAGGCTCTGACACTTCATGGGGTCCTGATCGTGGACGGGGAGCTGACTGAAAAGCTGCCTGCGTCGCTCCAATGCTCCATCTGTCCCCAAGACAGGACGTTGACTCTCCGGGATGAGCTCCATGTACTGCATGGCCTGAGGGGGATCAGGGGTATTTCATTGTAGTTCTGGTTACTTTTACAGTTGCTTATTATTCTTCCAGCATCTTCAATTATTTATTAGTTATGTTGAGATGTGAAGCTGAACTTGTAATGGAACTGCAGGTcagaaactgattttatttgattatattaGTTTTAGTATTAACCTGTTTTAAggtgctttttttgtttttttggtcagtGGTGGCCGAAGTATTCAGAtgttttacttgagtaaaataacacaatgtaaaaagtcttgcattcaaaTTTTTACTTAGGCTAAGAGTGcagaagtattatcaacaaattaTACTTAAAAGTGAAGgtactcatcatgcagaacGCCCCTTTTGgagtattatattatatattatattattactattaacaatacattaatgtgtaagtagtattttaatgttgcagctggctaagaagtattttttacatactgTTGAGAAGTGTAATCAATAGCGATGCATCATATTTCGTAagttaataatttgttttaaatgtaaaaagtaactacagttgtcaaataaatgtagtggagaaaagtacaatattttacTCTGAAGTGTAATAGagtaaaactgaaaactgcACTTAAATACAGTAGTTgagaaaatgtacttagtttCTTTCCACAACTGGTGTGAGTTTTAGAAATAATTTGACAGCAAATAAAGGAACTTTGCAAAGTTGACTGATGTCTCTGCTCGGTCTGTTTATCGTTTGCTTTTATATATCCATGATACTGTGGATTAATTTTAAAAGTCTCTTCATTTTGGCTCTTGGCTGCCTTGTAGACACTctaaagtaaataaatcagaaaacacTGGTCTCATGTTGCAGTGTGGATGGGCTTTCTCAAAAACATTGCCTACCTGTCGTTAACATGGCTGCATGACATACTTCAGCCCTGAAGAAATGTTCAGAAGACTTTCTGAGTCTGTGTTTCAGATGTCATCACACTGTCCAGGTGTTGTCAGTgacacatctgtgtgttgtcaggTCTGTGTGACTGCACCAGACTAAAACAGTGACTAAATGTCTAGATCTGCACCACCAGCCTCAACACGCTGCAGCGTTCATTTCACAGCAGAACACAAAAGCTTtggatgaaacaaacaacatgcgATGTATAAAAGCTCTGATTTTTAGACACAGATCTGGAGAGAAGTCACACTGTTGGATCTGAATTTGTCTCCACAAGTTCAACCGCAGTAATGTCCCCCTGCCGCGCTGCAGCGCTCAATAATCACTGTCATCCTTATAATTATAGGTTGTGAAACCTGAAACATACTTGGGTCTGTTTTTAATGGAAACCAGGTGTAGACAGTTCGACACGCAGAGAGGGCTgcagaaactaaactaaaagaaaCTAATGGGTAAAGTGTAAACCTTTTGGATGGGTATAAGCATTTGGTAAAGCTTTCCAGCAGAGTCAGGGTGTCCTCAGATCTCAGCAACATAGCTGGTGAGTAAAAAGTGACTTTACAAGCTGACACAGACCAACAGACTGCAGCTTCATACAAACAACCAACCTCCTGTACTTCACACTGATCCTCACCAGTGTCTGGTTGAGGCCGGCCGGCGCCCAGTCGTATGTCGTGGTGTTGAAGGTCGGGTCTTTACGTGACACCACCGGATTGGTCACGATCATACGGTTCCTCTTGTACATGCGAAGGCCGCCGCCTCCTTTAACCTTCGCTGTCAAATGGGAGCAGGATGAGTCTGCGAGCAGGCGTCCCATTCGCTGGTCATCTTCGACATCACTTCCAGGAGCGTGGTCGACCGTGCTGCAGCCGCAGGAGATACAGGCTTTCCTGCACAAcggagagagacaagagggcTTTGAGCGACGAGacatcaaacagaaatgtgtcctCTGACCATCTTGTAGAGAACTGAATGCTGAATTGGGctactttaatttaatttggaggGCAAAATCAGTAAAAACATTATTAGCTTAGGagacgcatgttaataccaggtctgaacagggccaaGGACaagatccctcactggctttcCGTCTGTGAAAACTGACAGTTGTGTTGGCAGGGTGCCTTGctcacagaaatgttttgatgagagAGAACAAGCAAATTCAAATGGCTTTTCACAACTTCCATGTTTACTTCTTCCATGTAGTTCTGAGCTTTTGAGCGAACTCAGAGCCTTCGGTCATTTGGCTAAAATACGCGAAGCCGCTAACATGTTCCTTTAAGAGCAGAGAATtgttgagaggagagagggaggagtggagaAACCACGAGGACTGTATCCAGCACTTTCATTTTTTCATCGTTTCGTTTTTTTGGGCAGAGCgacataataatgataatttatttatttatttttaatttataacaaCAGGGAAAAGTTGTACCTCCAAGAATGTGGCTGAAATCCAGAGCAGCTCTCCTCACATACGAGACACACCGCTGCACCTCCTGTACTCTGCTGTACAGACAtctgagaggacacacacaaatacagcaaaaacTCAATTATGTTATACATTCAAATTACTGATCCTGTGATGTACTGTCCATTTAAGTTTCTACACTATAAGCAACAGTGAGAGCGTCAAAGATCAGAGGTCACAACAGCCAGAGAAGAACTAGAACAAGCgtagaaaaacatttacaccaggaaaagaaataaaatgataaaaaggtTGAAATGGttgaaaaataagtaaaagttatgatatatataaatttaaaaaattactttttaaggGATAACTTAACTCATGTCCACTTACCAGCTTTCTCTGTAGCTTTCAACTTCCTCTGCTCATGAGGACTGTGAGATGCGagtgaaagctctggaaaaagctagcaTGTGGCCATTGAGTTAACCAAAACAATTATCACCCCAAACTTAACCTCAAAGATCTGAGCCAGAACCAAACTGAACAATTTACtggaaaactgaaaaactgatcAGACGTTCGTGCGACGCGACGAGGTAACGGAGAAGCCTGAAGTGTTGATGGTGATGCAGACATGTGAGGAAGTGTTGGCTGAGAAAGaagagttgttgttttgaacTTTTCTCAGTGAGTGtggaaggaagaaaagggagtgaacgccacacacacacacacacacacacacacacacacacacacacacacacgtgcagggTGGATGATCTCATTGGTCCACCCAGTGACATCATTATCACACTCCAGTCTTATCTGCCGTCCAAAcacttcatttttcatcagctcctcctcagctctATAAACTTTTagtcttttctcctcttttatcGGTTTCAACTGTCCCACTCTGTTTTCTTATTCGCTCCTCTTCTTCgtttctcttcctgttctcactgtttctcacctttctgttccttttttactttttaaaaagaaagtaacTTTCCCACAATCCTCTTCCATACTTTAAACTGTGCactctattattattaattataattattattattgtcattattgttattattatcaattatttgCCACAGTGAACAAATAATATCAATGTCTGGTGATCACTTTGTCATTAGTTGTTgaattttaaagtttaaaaaacatctttattcaAAGTCATCTTactagtttttttcccctgtgcTTTTAACcacatctctctgtcttcatcagctAGTGGGTTTTCTCGATTGACATCACGTTAAACATGACCACTTGTTATCATTTGACTACAGTTCCATACTTCATATGAAAACAACTTAGCAAACTCCATCCAATGATGATGACCTTGAGATGTGCTTGAAAGCTCAGGAGGGAATATTGCTAGTAGTTGTATTGTTTgatgataattattattttcaaggtcaagaatatAAACGTTTTATTGTGGTGATCTGTTGGTTGCTGGTCGATTTGTTTTTGGTTATAAGAAGgttctacagtgtgtgtgtgtgtgtgtgtgttgacatgtattactcatgttgtggggacataaatctgtttacacagtcacattgttgGGGCTCACCTTCGTTTTGGGGACAAATGCCAGTCCCCataatatgaataatacaaTTTCAGGCTGAAAACTTGGTTTAAGGATAGGGTAAGGTTAGGCAAGTAATGGTTATGGTACGTCTAttggaaatgaatgtaatgtcctctgaagtgatggaaatactactgtgtgtgtgtgtgtgagagagagagagcaggaaacaACGCTCAGGGATGACCGACTGTTTTTAAAGCCTTTGGCAGG is a window of Enoplosus armatus isolate fEnoArm2 chromosome 3, fEnoArm2.hap1, whole genome shotgun sequence DNA encoding:
- the lmcd1 gene encoding LIM and cysteine-rich domains protein 1 — its product is MDVSSAMEKMSVQQSTGGAAVCLVCEESCSGFQPHSWRKACISCGCSTVDHAPGSDVEDDQRMGRLLADSSCSHLTAKVKGGGGLRMYKRNRMIVTNPVVSRKDPTFNTTTYDWAPAGLNQTLAMQYMELIPESQRPVLGTDGALERRRQLFSQLPVHDQDPMKCQSLASEEEISSMLLFVKHYKQEVLGVGEVALPGEGRALSEAAIQRTAKEAKDRSDKKDQDQGSTNRSTASAAGSTNGTEDSTKTEFRCTGCHGEVAKDTPAVYAERTGYHRALWHPTCFVCSECGRGLVDLVYFWSNQKLYCGRHYCQTVWPRCSGCDELIFCKSFHTAKDGRTWHHHHYCCWKCGQNLDTPCQH